From a single Drosophila sulfurigaster albostrigata strain 15112-1811.04 chromosome 3, ASM2355843v2, whole genome shotgun sequence genomic region:
- the LOC133844561 gene encoding extracellular superoxide dismutase [Cu-Zn] isoform X2, translating to MLRLLTITLALCATLSAAAQTRSTPMEAIATLTGPVQADNTQVKGNVTFIQNDCGQSVHVRIQLENVKEGKHGFHIHEKGDLSNGCTSLGGHYNPDKVDHGAPHHEVRHVGDLGNIEVNSTGIIDITYSDAVISLNGKRTIIGRSVVLHELEDDLGQGNHTDSKKTGNAGGRIACGVIGINSDLEEWPCRDGGAGALRQSMAIVTVVVGLILSHGL from the exons ATGTTGCGCCTTCTCACCATAACTTTGGCCCTTTGTGCCACGCTCAGTGCTGCCGCTCAAACG CGGAGTACGCCTATGGAGGCAATTGCCACATTGACTGGACCCGTGCAAGCTGATAACACCCAGGTGAAGGGCAATGTCACCTTCATTCAGAACGACTGTGGACAGAGCGTGCATGTGCGCATCCAGCTAGAGAACGTGAAGGAGGGCAAGCATGGTTTCCACATTCACGAGAAGGGAGATTTGTCCAACGGCTGCACCAGCCTGGGCGGTCACTATAATCCTGACAAGGTCGATCATGGTGCACCCCATCACGAGGTTCGTCATGTCGGTGATCTGGGCAACATTGAGGTCAACTCCACTGGCATCATTGACATCACCTACTCCGATGCCGTGATCAGTCTGAATGGCAAGCGCACAATTATCGGACGTAGCGTGGTTCTTCACGAGCTCGAGGATGATCTGGGCCAGGGCAACCACACCGACTCGAAGAAGACAGGAAATGCGGGCGGTCGTATTG CGTGTGGCGTTATTGGAATTAA CTCTGATCTGGAGGAATGGCCCTGCCGTGATGGCGGTGCTGGAGCACTGCGTCAATCTATGGCAATTGTTACGGTCGTAGTGGGTCTGATCCTTTCGCACGGTCTTTGA
- the LOC133844561 gene encoding extracellular superoxide dismutase [Cu-Zn] isoform X1 → MLRLLTITLALCATLSAAAQTRSTPMEAIATLTGPVQADNTQVKGNVTFIQNDCGQSVHVRIQLENVKEGKHGFHIHEKGDLSNGCTSLGGHYNPDKVDHGAPHHEVRHVGDLGNIEVNSTGIIDITYSDAVISLNGKRTIIGRSVVLHELEDDLGQGNHTDSKKTGNAGGRIACGVIGINAFPSYEQPTTTTTTPPQHPEQLQEQPENPEPQQQQQVAQQQQQQTSALHSSRRRTANQPTFYVPHDQPHDHVIYPLLRHHPYPYAYPYYF, encoded by the exons ATGTTGCGCCTTCTCACCATAACTTTGGCCCTTTGTGCCACGCTCAGTGCTGCCGCTCAAACG CGGAGTACGCCTATGGAGGCAATTGCCACATTGACTGGACCCGTGCAAGCTGATAACACCCAGGTGAAGGGCAATGTCACCTTCATTCAGAACGACTGTGGACAGAGCGTGCATGTGCGCATCCAGCTAGAGAACGTGAAGGAGGGCAAGCATGGTTTCCACATTCACGAGAAGGGAGATTTGTCCAACGGCTGCACCAGCCTGGGCGGTCACTATAATCCTGACAAGGTCGATCATGGTGCACCCCATCACGAGGTTCGTCATGTCGGTGATCTGGGCAACATTGAGGTCAACTCCACTGGCATCATTGACATCACCTACTCCGATGCCGTGATCAGTCTGAATGGCAAGCGCACAATTATCGGACGTAGCGTGGTTCTTCACGAGCTCGAGGATGATCTGGGCCAGGGCAACCACACCGACTCGAAGAAGACAGGAAATGCGGGCGGTCGTATTG CGTGTGGCGTTATTGGAATTAA CGCATTTCCCTCATACGAACAgcccacaaccacaacaacgacaccTCCACAACATCCAGAACAACTACAAGAACAACCAGAAAATCCagaaccacaacaacaacaacaagtagcacaacagcaacaacaacaaacatcagCATTGCACTCAAGTCGTCGACGCACCGCAAATCAACCCACATTCTATGTGCCCCACGATCAGCCGCACGATCATGTTATATATCCACTGCTCCGTCATCATCCTTATCCATATGCATATccgtattatttttaa
- the LOC133844563 gene encoding CD63 antigen yields MKIKMRSCGPSLIKYVLFAFNVLFALSGLGILVAGAIVLADVNEFNHFVEGRVLAPPIVLIVTGLIIFLIASLGCFGAIKESPTLLLTYAVLLAMIFIIELAVGIAACVFKSDLEGMLKNSLMESIKRSNHEDNVAWDNVQRKLMCCGVDTPADWKAISLNKTLPASCCQPEFVDTAVGNCFDSPALGKDRFFQEGCVGKLKERIDKNAVILIGVGIGIAFIQILGIVLACYLASAIRSQAN; encoded by the exons atgaaaatcaaaatgcgTTCCTGCGGACcgagtttaattaaatacgtGTTATTTGCGTTTAATGTTCTATTTGCG CTTTCGGGTCTTGGCATTCTTGTCGCTGGGGCAATTGTTTTGGCCGATGTCAATGAATTTAATCACTTTGTGGAGGGTCGCGTCCTGGCACCGCCGATTGTCCTGATAGTTACGGGGCTGATCATCTTTCTCATCGCATCGCTGGGCTGCTTTGGCGCCATCAAGGAGTCTCCCACTCTGCTGTTGACC TATGCCGTGCTGCTTGCCATGATCTTCATCATTGAGCTGGCCGTGGGCATTGCGGCTTGCGTCTTCAAAAGTGATCTCGAGGGCATGCTGAAGAACTCACTGATGGAATCAATCAAGCGCTCCAACCACGAGGACAACGTTGCCTGGGACAATGTGCAGCGCAAACTCATGTGTTGTGGCGTCGACACTCCCGCCGATTGGAAAGCTATCAGCCTGAACAAGACGCTGCCGGCGAGCTGTTGTCAGCCTGAGTTTGTGGATACCGCCGTTGGAAATTGCTTCGATTCGCCGGCTCTGGGCAAGGACAGGTTCTTTCAGGAAGGCTGTGTGGGCAAGCTGAAGGAGCGCATCGATAAGAATGCCGTCATTCTGATTGGGGTCGGCATTGGCATCGCCTTCATACAGATCCTGGGCATTGTCCTTGCCTGCTACCTGGCAAGCGCCATCAGAAGTCAAGCAAACTAA
- the LOC133844558 gene encoding putative uncharacterized protein DDB_G0277255 yields MSLSVASRRRCQTTTTTTNPSTTTSTPSSSSSSSSLHPVRKQHSLIEPPSHAHSHGVARYSAQQRGYLSRGLSVGRSIESIRQKLYPSSSLAAAPPVAHLGRQSSLAGEGRLAPTHTELSLRLRESSLVAWSSQSSLLKASLATDNAQATRLQAEQKEAQAKAESAKADKNRINLNIVLAQTIRATNEREHDHEHDQDHDHDHDQEQEQEQPALIQPAVLASSEESVSSALTVQRRPPLVRAMSAPVRLDESSKSVIGGANKRNQQKLRRRKIFTRAASSVAVPPDASPLLSSDVVSNVNVNVSNNNNNKKQLSRARSVIAPDVITLVSLLSSEGSDSEREESSSTSASTSTGNEKSSPPTAQRSPQRRAPLLRKTGKSVSFQDSYPPTFQLASKEYSHMIRRGSIAPLAARIRANRPPTAPPVSIFLSDPSGKPMESRQRPVDADVGSLPADEAKKENNAANCNVQQQQQQQQQSQQQQRESQQDYNFPLYVCSIKERECWKLHQKMSAKGVSVSYETVLRGMLTPTEFRHFQKQREHEEAKAQEAAEAEAEAAAAAEKDNVKKPPATAIERLSESLLQGK; encoded by the exons ATGTCGCTGTCAGTGGCTAGCCGCCGTCGCTGCCAGACAaccacgacgacgacaaatCCATCAACAACCACTTCgacgccgtcgtcgtcgtcgtcatcgtcatcgttgcaTCCTGTGCGCAAACAGCACTCGCTGATTGAGCCgcccagccacgcccactcgcACGGCGTCGCCAGATATTCCGCCCAGCAGCGTGGCTACTTGTCTCGCGGCCTATCCGTCGGCCGCTCCATCGAGAGTATTCGCCAGAAGCTGTATCCCTCCAGCTCCCTGGCAGCTGCTCCTCCAGTCGCCCACTTGGGTCGTCAGTCTTCGCTGGCCGGCGAGGGAAGATTGGCGCCCACGCACACTGAGTTAAGCCTGCGCCTAAGGGAGTCCAGCCTGGTGGCCTGGTCATCGCAGTCGTCACTCCTCAAGGCGTCACTTGCAACAGACAACGCGCAGGCAACGCGACTGCAGGCTGAACAGAAGGAGGCTCAGGCAAAGGCCGAGAG CGCCAAGGCGGATAAGAATCGCATCAATTTAAACATTGTGCTCGCCCAGACGATACGTGCCACCAACGAGCGGGAACACGACCACGAACACGACCAGGATCACGACCACGACCACGACCAGGAGCAGGAACAGGAGCAGCCAGCACTTATCCAACCGGCTGTCCTTGCCAGTAGCGAGGAGAGCGTCTCGTCTGCCTTGACAGTTCAACGGCGACCGCCTTTGGTGCGTGCTATGTCCGCTCCGGTGCGTCTCGACGAGAGCAGCAAGAGTGTCATTGGTGGGGCCAACAAGCGCAACCAGCAGAAGCTGCGACGTCGCAAGATCTTCACGCGTGCCGCTTCCTCGGTGGCTGTGCCACCCGATGCCAGCCCCTTGCTGAGCTCCGATGTCGTCTCCAACGTTAACGTCAACGtctcgaacaacaacaacaacaagaagcagTTGAGTCGGGCTCGCAGTGTGATTGCACCGGATGTGATTACGCTGGTGTCACTGCTGAGCTCTGAGGGCAGCGACTCGGAGCGGGAGGAGAGCTCCTCCACCTCAGCGTCCACTTCGACGGGCAACGAGAAATCCTCGCCGCCAACAGCGCAACGCAGTCCGCAGCGTCGTGCGCCGCTGCTGCGCAAAACGGGCAAATCGG TCTCGTTTCAAGACAGCTATCCGCCCACCTTTCAACTGGCCTCCAAGGAGTATTCGCACATGATACGACGCGGTTCCATAGCTCCACTCGCCGCCCGAATTCGCGCCAATCGTCCGCCAACGGCACCGCCCGTCTCCATCTTCCTCAGCGACCCATCGGGCAAGCCAATGGAATCGCGCCAACGTCCGGTGGATGCGGACGTAGGCAGTCTGCCTGCGGATGAGGCCAAGAAGGAGAACAACGCAGCCAATTGTaatgtgcaacaacagcagcagcaacagcagcagtcacagcaacagcaacgtgaGTCGCAGCAGGATTACAACTTCCCCTTGTACGTGTGCAGCATCAAGGAGCGCGAGTGCTGGAAGCTGCACCAGAAGATGTCCGCCAAGGGTGTCAGCGTCAGCTATGAGACCGTCTTGCGTGGCATGTTGACACCCACGGAGTTCCGGCACTTTCAAAAGCAGCGCGAGCACGAGGAGGCCAAGGCCCAGGAGGCCGCCGAAGCCGAGGCggaagctgcagctgcggcgGAGAAGGATAACGTCAAGAAGCCGCCGGCCACGGCCATTGAGCGTCTCTCCGAGTCCTTGCTGCAAGGCAAGTGA
- the LOC133844502 gene encoding serine protease grass-like gives MNTMLRRSGLLIVCAIFCWQSSLAQELNENGRRLLEEQNCGTFSRLKVVNGHEVRLGSRPWMALLLLSNGREQEYGCGGTLINERFVLTAAHCVSRFQLVSVRLGEHQLSTEPDCRNIGRKEKCAPPVEDIEVEKIFKHENYARSNGHNDIALIKLSRAVVFSRTIRPICLPTTDVNVNEDFLVTGWGKTENQTLSDVLREAHIKLRNPRTCQQSFRREIAQSQLCVGDVARDSCRGDSGGPLSYPAEYLCAQRFVQFGIVSYGAFECGSGYPGVYTKVASFIPWITNILGTNS, from the exons ATGAACACGATGCTGCGACGCTCCGGTTTACTGatcgtatgcgcaatattctGTTGGCAAAGC AGTTTGGCCCAAGAGCTCAATGAAAATGGGCGACGTCTGTTGGAGGAGCAAAACTGTGGCACATTCTCGCGTCTCAAAGTTGTGAATGGTCACGAGGTGAGGTTGGGCTCAAGGCCATGGATGGCTCTGTTGCTGCTCAGCAATGGCAGAGAGCAGGAATATGGCTGCGGTGGCACTTTAATAAATGAAC GTTTTGTGCTCACTGCTGCACATTGTGTCTCAAGATTTCAGCT TGTATCAGTGCGATTGGGAGAACATCAGCTGTCAACAGAACCCGATTGCAGAAATATTGGCAGAAAAGAGAAGTGCGCACCTCCCGTTGAGGACATCGAGGTGGAGAAAATCTTCAAGCATGAGAATTATGCGCGTTCAAATGGCCACAATGACATTGCACTAATTAAACTATCGCGAGCTGTGGTTTTCAGTC GAACCATTCGACCCATTTGCTTGCCCACAACGGATGTAAATGTGAATGAGGACTTCTTGGTTACCGGCTGGGGCAAGACTGAGAATCAAACACTGTCCGATGTGCTAAGGGAGGCACACATCAAACTGAGAAATCCTCGAACTTGTCAACAATCTTTTCGCAGGGAAATTGCGCAATCGCAACTGTGTGTGGGCGATGTTGCCAGAGATTCGTGCAGGGGAGACTCTGGTGGCCCGTTGTCGTATCCGGCCGAGTATCTGTGCGCTCAGCGTTTTGTACAATTTGGAATTGTTAGCTATGGTGCATTTGAGTGTGGTAGCGGTTATCCAGGCGTATATACAAAGGTCGCTAGCTTTATACCTTGGATAACGAATATTTTGGGCACAAATtcttaa
- the LOC133840227 gene encoding translocon-associated protein subunit delta: MYRQMFALCLVAAVCATGAYGSCKATLSAFSTQDATILTQLAHVAEFTLQCSNSAQPSLFAEFPCGKVVPVAKVGDSKYQVSWVEDIKQGSSGNVQVRLFDEDGYAGVRKAQRDGDKVSSVKSLLDITVPTKGAYKGPWIKAELLAAFLVGGVAYFAFSTKSKVQS; this comes from the exons ATGTATCGTCAAATGTTTGCGCTTTGCCTGGTTGCCGCTGTGTGTGCAACCGGCGCCTATGGCAGCTGCAAGGCCACTCTGAGCGCCTTCAGCACACAGGATGCCACAATTCTCACCCAATTGGCGCATGTTGCTGAATTCACGCTGCAGTGCAGCAACTCGGCGCAGCCCAGTCTTTTTGCTGAGTTCCCCTGCGGTAAAGTGGTGCCTGTTGCCAAGGTGGGCGACAGCAAATACCAG GTGAGCTGGGTGGAGGACATCAAACAGGGCAGCAGCGGCAATGTGCAGGTGCGTCTCTTCGACGAGGATGGTTATGCTGGTGTGCGCAAGGCGCAGCGTGATGGCGACAAGGTGTCTTCGGTTAAGTCGCTGCTCGACATCACTGTGCCAACCAAGGGCGCTTACAAGGGACCTTGGATCAAGGCCGAACTTCTGGCTGCCTTCCTTGTGGGCGGCGTGGCATACTTCGCCTTCAGCACCAAGAGCAAAGTGCAGTCCTAA
- the LOC133840223 gene encoding uncharacterized protein LOC133840223 has translation MKEIKVARAISESSTTSDNTSDFIDIVKKYDVVYNNHNPDYKNVEVKMKVWTQIADEIGLSVEASKRKWKNLRDSYTKYLRSFRVGTKTSKKYQYWAHADHMEFLKPFQGPGRNSVNGNGKSNDEDDTECDFGYQVLAKAASNGGEDDLKITIATPGATATASTSALSTQTVNSYTTPILTPSVAATPPNLISPGSTVGAPLQSHNSNSNSNGSNCATVAPLTLNAAMSPPASCSNSNGAVLPLPPLPLSAAGKASVSAAAAAAAAAANVNAAALATLASLPMGISGLPAAAAAQMFPLATLKAAAAAAGLPLPSTASLTPSSSGGGNTSNVGCLIIEPHLFAAADNFKKELNAAAAAGAPLGLFQNLANRAHCLNGGSGNGSTIGLNNPTPPPPPPPSSKIRRVQPSPQTTAINLSCSASASASGNSANNCSQPSPAKTRKMSDPRFPNDWDVSAVLQANKELDANTLFFLSLARQVRAMPMKFQSLAKMRCMRIVSDIELELENFDCNGVTPPEESSGSTANLKYCTDTPPPPPAQDGTALIPTAPMTAEGSMEHFVYVMSPSRVESMIDISSDEESNMNGGLGAAVAAAAAAGVNTAATGAVH, from the exons ATGAAGGAAATAAAAGTGGCGCGAGCGATTAGTGAATCCTCGACCACATCCGATAACACTTCCGATTTCATTGATATCGTGAAGAAGTACGATGTTGTCTACAACAATCACAATCCCGATTACAAGAATGTGGAGGTGAAGATGAAGGTGTGGACCCAAATAGCGGATGAGATTGGATTATCAGTGG AAGCATCAAAGCGAAAATGGAAGAATCTGCGCGACAGCTACACAAAGTATCTGCGCTCCTTTCGGGTTGGCACCAAGACATCTAAGAAATATCAATATTGGGCACACGCTGATCATATGGAGTTTCTGAAGCCCTTCCAAGGACCTGGCAG AAATTCGGTGAATGGAAATGGCAAATCGAACGATGAGGACGACACAGAGTGCGACTTTGGCTATCAAGTGCTGGCCAAGGCGGCCAGTAATGGGGGTGAAGATGACCTGAAGATTACGATTGCAACGCCGggagcaacagccacagcatcGACTTCAGCACTGAGCACTCAAACGGTCAACAGCTACACGACTCCCATACTCACACCCAGTGTCGCTGCCACGCCGCCAAATCTCATCTCGCCCGGCAGCACGGTTGGCGCTCCCCTCCAGAGtcacaacagtaacagcaacagcaatggaaGCAACTGCGCCACTGTGGCACCACTAACCCTTAACGCAGCTATGTCACCACCAGCTAGCTGCAGCAATTCCAATGGCGCTGTGCTTCCACTGCCACCGCTGCCGCTTTCAGCTGCCGGCAAGGCCTCCgtttcagctgcagctgctgctgcggcggcagcagcgaaTGTGAATGCTGCCGCACTTGCCACACTCGCCAGTCTGCCCATGGGTATCAGTGGATTGCCCGCTGCGGCTGCCGCTCAAATGTTTCCGCTGGCCACGCTaaaagcagccgcagcagccgccgGTTTGCCGTTGCCCTCTACGGCGTCGCTGACACCCAGCAGCAGCGGAGGAGGGAACACTAGTAATGTGGGCTGCCTGATTATTGAGCCTCACTTGTTTGCGGCCGCTGACAACTTTAAGAAGGAACTGAATGCGGCAGCCGCAGCTGGTGCTCCACTTGGTCTCTTCCAGAATCTGGCGAATCGTGCCCACTGTCTGAATGGAGGGAGTGGCAATGGATCCACAATTGGTCTGAACAATCCAACACCACCGCCTCCGCCACCACCGAGTTCCAAGATCAGACGCGTGCAGCCATCGCCACAGACGACAGCCATCAATCTGAGCTGTTCCgcttcagcatcagcatcgggCAACTCTGCCAACAATTGCTCGCAGCCTTCGCCAGCGAAGACGCGCAAGATGAGCGATCCGCGGTTCCCGAATGATTGGGATGTGTCCGCCGTGCTGCAGGCCAACAAGGAGCTGGACGCGAATACACTGTTCTTCTTGAGTTTGGCGCGACAGGTGCGCGCAATGCCCATGAAGTTCCAGTCGCTGGCCAAGATGCGTTGCATGCGCATCGTAAGCGACATTGAGCTGGAGTTGGAGAACTTTGACTGTAATGGTGTGACGCCACCCGAAGAGTCCTCGGGCAGCACGGCTAATCTCAAGTACTGCACGGACACGCCGCCTCCACCGCCGGCACAAGATGGCACTGCGCTGATACCCACAGCGCCGATGACTGCTGAGGGATCCATGGAGCATTTTGTGTACGTGATGTCGCCATCGCGGGTGGAGAGCATGATTGACATTTCATCCGACGAGGAGAGCAATATGAATGGTGGATTAGGTgcagctgtggctgctgctgcagcagccggAGTCAACACAGCTGCAACGGGAGCTGTGCATTGA
- the LOC133840226 gene encoding cyclic GMP-AMP synthase-like protein produces MSNFEYYLQDIAADISSPNDGDNFNDFMEVKNYVLQIMRKEDSYFDEICQNDILFGSAAHNIRLHNDDEYDVLMELRFPAHKRIIQVENENRPGFVFLDFSEASYDDKVTYELANNQKSYLNRCLLKKWLHNIFESAMANYYNVVYTDYEQYELSYSWRGITYTIYAESDSRSFSIDFVPAVKIERPNSKTWYAIPKEKSGPGNTANFTYMISNSQAELQHVKNCGCAMQAALRLMQALRSSRGLQKLRCYHMVTVAIWMARRLGHKTVQNMSVTQAFLSLLSDLCDAFIERHLSYVWDSDMNLLSNFNSGELSHYSNELCSAFNTLKSYPCQSTLSYRRCQQHFI; encoded by the exons ATGTCCAACTTCGAGTATTATCTGCAAGATATTGCCGCCGACATTTCAAGTCCCAATGATGGCGATAATTTTAATGACTTTATGGAGGTAAAGAATTACGTGTTGCAAATAATGCGCAAGGAGGATTCATACTTTGACGAGATCTGTCAGAACGATATTCTCTTCG GCAGCGCAGCTCACAATATACGTCTGCACAACGACGATGAGTACGATGTGCTGATGGAGTTGCGCTTTCCGGCTCACAAGCGCATCATTCAAGTGGAGAACGAAAATCGTCCTGGCTTTGTGTTCTTGGATTTCTCTGAAGCCAGTTACGACGACAAGGTGACCTATGAGCTGGCTAACAATCAGAAAAGCTACCTGAATCGATGCTTACTAAAAAAATGGCTTCATAATATCTTCGAGAGTGCCATGGCCAATTATTACAATGTCGTCTACACCGACTATGAGCAGTATGAACTGAGTTATTCGTGGCGTGGCATTACCTATACCATTTATGCGGAATCGGACTCGCGCTCTTTCTCCATTGACTTTGTGCCAGCCGTGAAGATTGAGCGGCCGAATTCGAAGACTTGGTATGCCATCCCCAAGGAGAAGTCCGGACCCGGCAACACGGCCAACTTTACATACATGATTAGCAATTCTCAGGCAGAACTGCAGCATGTGAAAAATTGTGGTTGTGCGATGCAAGCTGCACTTCGTCTCATGCAGGCTCTACGCAGTTCGAGGGGTTTGCAGAAGCTACGATGCTATCACATGGTAACCGTTGCCATTTGGATGGCCAGGCGATTGGGCCACAAGACTGTGCAAAACATGTCAGTCACTCAGGCTTTTCTTTCA TTGCTGTCAGACTTGTGCGATGCTTTTATAGAGAGACATCTGTCCTATGTTTGGGACTCAGATATGAATCTCCTCAGCAACTTTAACTCGGGAGAGTTGTCTCACTACTCCAATGAACTGTGCAGTGCCTTCAACACTCTCAAGTCGTATCCATGTCAATCAACGCTGAGCTATCGTCGTTGCCAACAACACTTCATTTAG